A window of Glycine soja cultivar W05 chromosome 13, ASM419377v2, whole genome shotgun sequence genomic DNA:
TGATGAACTTTTGCACATGCTTTGTGTTCAAGTCAATATTATCCTCGCGCACTGATTTTTCAGattcaaaaacagaaaatagcaTCTATCAAGAGCTATTCAGCAAAGATGTATATTGATTCCATGTCTATCTGGTCTAACTATGAACGATCGTGTAATCAGTGAACAATTTGTTCAGAAAACACTAAAAGTTAAATGGCTGTATATTGATTCCTAGGAGCTACTTGGACAACAGTCCACAGGTATAATATACTCAACGCTATCGTGAGGCTGGTCAAACATAACATCAAAATGGAAAAGCTTAAAACAAAATGGTTCTGTCACAAAGTTGGGGAGTAAAATTTTTTCCTTCTCtgttttaagattaaaaaaaacttcaccGGGATAAAATCTATATGCTTCAGAAAATTGCTTCAGTTGAAAACGTCCTCTCACCTAACTACCAAACCTTGGGCTGCCTGAGACCCATCCTCCGTTATTTTGTTGGCCTGAATGGTACTGATAACATTTGCAATGTTTCCCTGGAAATAGGAAAACAGTAATCAAGCATTGTCGCCAATCAAAAACCGGTTACTCGTGTTGAAGCAATGACATTTCATCAAAGTAACTCCACAATCAAAATGTTATTAAGTGCACAACCATCATCTAGAAGACTAGAACAAATTGCATAATAACAATCTTTTTGTCAAAAAAGAGATAagcagaaaaaaacaaaaaattatctatgaaataataattaaaattgtatgCACCACCAGTAGTACATACATGAAATGTTCACATTTGTGGTATATTAACACCTTTTGGgatactttatttataaaacagTCATACTTTTCAATAAGCAGAATAATTCAAATCAACAGGCTTTTGAAATCTTGAAATCTTAAAATCACATATTAGTCACGATGTTACAGATCATAAATTCAAGGCAGCAGTTATTGATTGAAATTCTGATTAGCAGAAATTaactttatagttttttttcctttaaaattaaatttatggatTCAATTATCATGCTCATATTATGTGAATGGctgtataaatatataaataatataaacattACTATGCATTACAACATATCTAATCTAATTATAATTCTGAAAATTATATACAGAAATTCTTACTCTCCATGTCGCTAGCTTTGTTCTCAGTGCTTGCCATTGGTGCTGACCAAACACACGATCAGTAGGATGACTGCACATTTACACTTACattaaatcatgcataatagctaAATGAATTTTCAACAAGATGGGATATATGACCCTGAACACAATAACTATGGCCAACAGGTGCAAGTCCATGTGCCCAGAGTGGCATAAGCTAGTAGGGTGCAGAGAGAAACGACAAATTGAGGTAGAACATACCTAACAACTACTGATTGATGCATTTGGTCCATCTTACAGTCAATTAACTTGGCAGTTATTGCTCTAACCACCCATAGTTCCACTTCATCATCATTGATCTGAAAGGGACGCTCCAACAGTTCAATTATGCTAGGAAGAGCACAAACACAAACATAGAAATTGAATACAAATTTACCTGAAGTGTGTCCCTAATAAGTTCATATGGAATTTGGCCAGAACCATCAGAGGTAAGATCCATCAATGACATCAGCCTCATTTTGGAAATGCATTCTTCAGGCACAAGGCCTAAAAACATCATAACATCAAAACATTTTGATAGTAAGATAACATGTAATAGAGCCTTACATATGCAactattaaaaaacaataatcatCCATGTTTACCATAGTTTTTCAACAAGGTGGAATTTGCAGCTTGATATTCTAAGTATGCATCTAGCCTCTGGgtaagaaaaatcttaagaagCTGATATAACAGAGCATATTTGGCATCCTTCTCCAGTTGCCCAACAGCAGGCAAGTCAAGCAAATCACACTACAACATGACAATCCACTTAGTGAATGCTCTTCCAGAACTTAAAGCAATCTAGGCCAAAAATAGCATTAAAAATAGTGCACTTAGATattgaagaataaaattaaCAGCGAAGAGGAGATAATAGAAAGCAACCAAAACACAAACAGAAGTTCTAAATAAAGATGACCTGTGCCAACAATAAAGCATCCTTATTACTTTATGGGTTTTAGTGCTAAGCATTAAATTACCATGTTTCACTCTTGCATGCTTCTATGTCTaattacacacacacacccaaaAGGAGCAGAAAGTCAAGCACCCTCAAAGCAAAGGAAGCAATTGAAAAAACAAGTGACGATATTACTATCGGCAACAGTAACTGAACAATGTACGAAGCTGAAGCTGAAGCTGAAAGATCATACAGTTCAGTTTTTCAAATATCATAAATTCGTAATTAGAATTAAACAAGGTACCTGATATATGTCAGGAGCTCTGACAAATTCCACAATTGCACGTGCGGCCTCCTCCTTGGCTTCACTCAAAACATGTGCATCTTCTCCCGAAAAGGTCGACAGATAATTGCTCAGGAACTTAAAAGCATCCTTTGACATGCTGGGATGAAATGAGATGCAatactaattatttatattataaaatggaGAATGAAAGAGGGATAGAAGATCGCTGTCTCATGGGAGGGCTGTACCAGTGGGAAGAAACTTAAATAGTATTCCCACTCCCAAGAGAGATAAGGAGAACGTACATAAAATTAACCTAAATAGGAATTCAATTCTGCTataccttttattttccttcaaaataTTAGAGATAGTGAGAAAGAGCTCTCTCTGTTCAGGTATCCCAATTTTCCACTCTTTCAAGAAGCTATCTATCTTTTTGAATGAAGGTATAATGTATTCTGTGACTTTCCCATTAACAGCTAAATTCAATGCCTTCATGTAGACATAAAACTGGCAGTATGGAGTCTCCAAAAGATTGTACAGATTGATCAaactgaaaagaaaagagaagatattttagaaacaaaaatataaatagtcaCAATAGCATGCATTACCAAAACTCTTGAACCAAGTAGCATGTGATATTACGTCTTCAATCGCACAGCAGGCTTTTCGTTTGGCTGCTGAATTATTTTTGCagttataacttttacaatCTCCATCACTTCATCTGGATTCTCAGTCTTGGTCACAAGATTGCAGATGATAGTGAAGATGGACTCTATATCTGGTATAAGAAATAACAGAACTTGTTAACACACTCCCAATAGCTGGTAACATTAAAGGCGCATCCAAATAATCCTATCACCCTGAGCAGTTTTCTATGCAAATTGGATTGTAAACAAGAAAGTGAGAAATGCAACAccaaaaaaggaagcaagaaATGCAacataatcaagaaaaaaaggCGGAGTGAATATCACACATCAACAATGCCATAACCAAACAAAGTAGCAGAGTTGGAAAAAG
This region includes:
- the LOC114382816 gene encoding eukaryotic translation initiation factor 3 subunit M-like, whose amino-acid sequence is MTTVVPTSEEDAALSVVRFASELAWADAGPEVAEPQVSRLCMEAEEFIVMGKWLELASLMITSAELVFSKVSETDIESIFTIICNLVTKTENPDEVMEIVKVITAKIIQQPNEKPAVRLKTLINLYNLLETPYCQFYVYMKALNLAVNGKVTEYIIPSFKKIDSFLKEWKIGIPEQRELFLTISNILKENKSMSKDAFKFLSNYLSTFSGEDAHVLSEAKEEAARAIVEFVRAPDIYQCDLLDLPAVGQLEKDAKYALLYQLLKIFLTQRLDAYLEYQAANSTLLKNYGLVPEECISKMRLMSLMDLTSDGSGQIPYELIRDTLQINDDEVELWVVRAITAKLIDCKMDQMHQSVVVSHPTDRVFGQHQWQALRTKLATWRGNIANVISTIQANKITEDGSQAAQGLVVR